A region from the Muribaculum gordoncarteri genome encodes:
- a CDS encoding BF3164 family lipoprotein, with amino-acid sequence MAYSHKHRRLAFAYRLHPAIEIFRLDGSVFTNVEVAKPTFDPATLDEADFEDMNPLHFVDITTTDDYIYALYWGHIYRQHQAQVAKSTIYKIDWDGNIIALYQVNSALKSIAAYNDNILIGWTGNNFIKIPAGRDAIYRVRIEKG; translated from the coding sequence ATGGCTTATTCGCACAAGCATCGCCGCTTGGCTTTTGCCTACCGGCTGCATCCGGCAATCGAGATATTTCGATTGGATGGTTCCGTATTCACAAACGTCGAAGTTGCCAAGCCAACATTCGACCCCGCTACACTTGATGAAGCCGACTTCGAGGATATGAATCCATTACACTTCGTTGACATTACCACGACCGATGATTACATCTATGCCCTATATTGGGGACATATCTATCGCCAACACCAAGCACAAGTTGCAAAATCGACAATTTACAAAATCGATTGGGACGGCAATATTATCGCCCTATACCAGGTAAACTCAGCGCTGAAAAGCATTGCAGCTTACAATGACAACATTTTGATTGGATGGACCGGCAACAATTTCATCAAAATCCCCGCCGGTAGGGACGCGATATATCGCGTCCGCATCGAAAAAGGGTAA
- a CDS encoding glycoside hydrolase family 2 TIM barrel-domain containing protein yields MLKSLSIFIVALFMAMAVSSATPRRQLIDDNWQFKLLSPDSTAGNADAWTNVDLPHDWSITRDFKADYPSGNDGGYVITGRGLYRKNLNIPAADAGKRHYLYLEGAYMDAKVTVNGDSVGRRPYGYSSVIYEITPQLHPGDNLIEVDVDNSRQKNCRWFSGSGIYRHVWLFTTPEVNIKPWSLYVTTPKVSAASANANVTFDIDNASDKACTITPSITITDSEGKVVATRTGKPVTASARQVTPCTMELTIDNPALWSPDTPALYNLTVSLAADGNVIDSVDEHFGVRTFEYSADKGLTLNGKPIVLNGGCAHHDNGVLGANSYDAAEARKVSLMKQAGFNAVRTSHNPPSPAFLDECDRQGLIVIDESFDGWRDSKTPYDYSRDIDQWWDKDIESMVLRDRNHPSIFCWSIGNEVIERKRIEVVTTAHKLASLCRKLDPTRPVTSALAAWDSDWEIYDPLAAEHDIVGYNYMIHKAESDHQRVPERVMWQTESYPRDAFANWCKVNDNPYIIGDFVWTAIDYLGESGIGRFYYKGESEGEHYHRNQWPWHGAYCGDIDLTGWRKPISHYREMLYNPDKKLYMAVREPDGYYGEIKETQWSAYPTWESWNWPGHEGKQIDVEIVSHYPRVRLYLDDKLIGERNVSRDTGFKAVFHIPYTPGKLRATGIDTNGNEVEEVTLATAGKPAAIRLTPDRTNLSADNQDLAYIVIEVVDKDGNVVPIADNMIEVSVTGNGSLIATGSADLKDASSYKSPKRKAWKGRAIAVAKSSHNKGTIKVKATSPGLKSHTVTLKSVK; encoded by the coding sequence ATGCTTAAATCACTTTCAATTTTTATTGTAGCACTGTTTATGGCTATGGCTGTCAGCAGCGCAACTCCTCGTCGTCAGCTAATCGACGACAATTGGCAATTCAAACTGCTGTCACCCGACTCAACCGCCGGCAATGCCGATGCCTGGACTAATGTCGACCTGCCTCACGACTGGAGCATCACACGCGACTTCAAAGCCGATTACCCATCGGGCAACGATGGCGGTTACGTTATCACAGGCCGCGGCCTATATCGCAAAAACCTCAACATTCCCGCAGCCGATGCCGGCAAGCGTCACTACCTCTATCTTGAAGGCGCCTATATGGATGCCAAAGTAACGGTCAACGGCGACAGCGTGGGCCGACGCCCCTACGGTTACTCATCGGTAATATATGAAATAACGCCGCAACTTCACCCCGGCGACAATCTCATCGAGGTCGATGTCGACAACTCCCGCCAGAAAAACTGCCGCTGGTTCTCAGGCTCGGGAATCTACCGTCACGTGTGGCTGTTCACCACCCCCGAAGTCAACATAAAGCCCTGGAGCCTGTATGTCACCACTCCAAAGGTATCGGCAGCTTCGGCCAATGCCAATGTCACATTTGACATCGACAACGCATCCGACAAAGCCTGCACAATCACTCCTTCAATCACCATAACCGACTCCGAAGGCAAGGTCGTGGCAACCCGCACGGGAAAACCCGTAACCGCATCGGCCCGTCAAGTAACGCCATGCACAATGGAGCTCACAATCGACAATCCGGCACTATGGTCGCCCGACACCCCTGCGCTCTACAACCTCACGGTGTCACTTGCCGCCGACGGCAATGTAATCGACTCGGTTGACGAGCACTTCGGAGTCCGTACATTTGAATATTCGGCCGATAAAGGCTTAACCCTCAACGGCAAGCCTATAGTGCTCAACGGCGGATGCGCCCATCATGACAACGGAGTGCTCGGAGCAAACAGCTACGATGCCGCCGAAGCCCGCAAGGTGTCGCTTATGAAGCAGGCCGGATTCAATGCAGTGCGCACAAGCCACAACCCGCCCTCGCCGGCATTCCTTGACGAGTGCGACCGACAGGGATTGATCGTAATTGACGAATCGTTTGACGGATGGCGCGACAGCAAGACACCCTACGACTATTCGCGCGACATAGACCAATGGTGGGACAAGGACATTGAATCGATGGTGCTGCGCGACCGCAATCATCCCTCGATATTCTGCTGGAGCATAGGCAATGAGGTCATCGAGCGCAAGCGCATCGAGGTTGTCACCACCGCCCATAAGCTTGCTTCGCTGTGTCGCAAGCTCGATCCCACCCGCCCCGTCACCTCGGCTCTCGCAGCATGGGATTCCGACTGGGAAATCTACGACCCGCTTGCTGCCGAGCATGACATTGTAGGCTACAACTACATGATTCACAAAGCCGAGAGCGACCATCAGCGCGTTCCCGAGCGCGTTATGTGGCAAACCGAAAGCTATCCGCGTGACGCGTTTGCCAATTGGTGCAAAGTCAACGACAACCCCTACATCATAGGCGACTTCGTGTGGACCGCCATAGACTACCTCGGAGAGTCGGGCATAGGCCGATTCTACTACAAGGGAGAAAGCGAAGGCGAGCACTACCACCGCAACCAATGGCCTTGGCACGGAGCCTATTGCGGCGACATTGACCTCACCGGATGGCGCAAACCCATATCGCACTACCGCGAAATGCTCTACAATCCCGACAAGAAGCTCTACATGGCCGTGCGCGAGCCCGACGGCTACTATGGCGAAATCAAGGAAACACAGTGGAGCGCCTATCCCACATGGGAGTCATGGAACTGGCCCGGACACGAAGGCAAGCAGATCGATGTGGAAATCGTGTCACACTATCCCCGCGTGCGACTTTATCTCGACGACAAGCTTATAGGCGAGCGCAATGTGTCACGCGACACCGGTTTCAAGGCCGTATTCCACATCCCCTACACTCCCGGCAAGCTGCGTGCAACAGGCATCGATACCAACGGCAACGAGGTTGAAGAGGTGACTCTCGCCACAGCCGGAAAGCCAGCCGCAATACGCCTCACTCCCGACCGCACCAATCTGTCGGCCGACAACCAGGATCTCGCCTACATCGTTATTGAAGTCGTCGACAAGGACGGCAACGTAGTTCCCATTGCCGACAACATGATCGAGGTGAGCGTGACAGGCAACGGATCACTCATAGCCACCGGAAGCGCCGACCTGAAGGATGCGTCAAGCTACAAGTCGCCCAAGCGCAAGGCATGGAAAGGCCGCGCCATTGCCGTAGCCAAGTCATCGCACAACAAAGGCACAATAAAAGTGAAAGCAACATCGCCCGGATTGAAGTCACACACCGTCACTCTAAAATCGGTCAAATAA
- the asnA gene encoding aspartate--ammonia ligase, with translation MSLIIPQKYKQKLLPETTEIAIKTIKEGFQTELAAALNLRRVTAPLFVLAGTGLNDDLNGVEKAVSFNIEAMDNKRAEVVHSLAKWKRAKLGAYDIAPGYGLYTDMNAIRTFEELDNLHSLYVDQWDWEKTITAADRNLDYLKATVEKIYNVVREIERRIYKQFPHITPVLPEKVTFIHSEELLKEYPDLSPREREAKAAKKYGAIFIIGIGNPLSNGEPHDGRAPDYDDWITENEDGYSGLNGDLIFWNTVLDAPFELSSMGIRVNPESLMRQLEQRGCTERASLNFHKALLAGELPLSIGGGIGQSRLCMFLLQKAHIGEVQASIWPEDQIAKCKAAGIDLL, from the coding sequence ATGTCACTTATCATTCCTCAGAAGTACAAGCAGAAGTTGCTTCCTGAAACCACCGAGATTGCAATCAAGACAATAAAGGAGGGGTTTCAAACCGAACTTGCAGCGGCTTTAAACCTGCGCCGCGTAACCGCTCCGTTGTTTGTGTTGGCCGGAACCGGTCTTAACGACGACCTTAACGGTGTGGAAAAGGCCGTGTCGTTCAATATCGAGGCGATGGACAACAAGCGCGCCGAGGTGGTGCACTCGCTTGCCAAGTGGAAGAGGGCCAAGCTTGGAGCCTATGACATTGCTCCCGGTTACGGATTATATACCGATATGAACGCAATACGTACATTTGAGGAGCTTGACAACCTGCATTCACTTTATGTTGACCAGTGGGACTGGGAGAAGACGATTACCGCAGCCGACCGCAATCTCGACTATCTGAAGGCCACGGTAGAGAAGATTTACAATGTAGTGCGTGAAATAGAGCGCAGAATTTACAAGCAATTTCCTCACATAACGCCAGTGCTGCCCGAGAAGGTGACATTCATTCACTCCGAGGAGCTGCTGAAGGAGTACCCTGATCTGTCACCTCGTGAACGAGAGGCCAAGGCCGCAAAGAAGTATGGCGCCATATTCATTATTGGTATAGGAAATCCGCTCAGCAACGGTGAGCCTCATGACGGCCGTGCCCCTGACTATGATGATTGGATAACCGAGAACGAGGACGGTTATTCGGGTCTTAACGGTGACCTTATTTTCTGGAACACCGTGCTCGATGCTCCATTTGAGCTTTCATCGATGGGCATCAGGGTCAACCCGGAGTCGCTTATGCGTCAGCTTGAGCAGCGCGGATGCACCGAGCGTGCGTCGCTCAACTTTCATAAGGCGTTGCTTGCCGGCGAGTTGCCATTGTCGATAGGCGGCGGTATCGGACAGAGCCGTCTGTGCATGTTCCTGTTGCAGAAGGCCCACATCGGCGAGGTTCAGGCTTCGATTTGGCCCGAAGATCAGATTGCCAAATGCAAGGCTGCCGGAATTGATCTGCTATAA
- a CDS encoding DUF3943 domain-containing protein, whose amino-acid sequence MARVLKILIASLILFMTHVGAWAQMPIKLQVAPQVDPDSVDLAYYGKKHFWRAAGTVAGFNIGLWAFDRYVQNGDFARISLHSIKENFKHGFKWDNDKLGTNMFLHPYNGNLFYNAARSNGYNYWQSGLFAIGGSAMWEMFMECEYPSTNDIIATPIGGMAIGEVCYRASDAVLDDRTTGGERVRREVAAFLISPMRGLTRIINGDAWRKRSTTGRQFGTPSVAMEFSAGIRGLEFENEVYDSSLGFSMQFNLEYGDRFEVKSSRPYDYFRVRADINIVNSQPLLGQLDITGRLIARELLEKERSHMSIGLYQHFDYYDSDTISEVSAKCPYKLGIPASLGCGIMFRDIERNRWVLDAYLHSNAVILGSVLSDYYQVDERNYNLASGFSIKGGANMVFNRDKFSASLSHAYYRLFTWKGYHQYSDLDNISYKVLDAQGDHSVASFIVTEARCDLKLWRKLYLTLSFTHYMRSTHYRDFGHIKSSSMATRLMLTYKL is encoded by the coding sequence ATGGCGCGTGTGCTTAAAATACTGATTGCAAGTCTTATCCTGTTCATGACCCATGTGGGAGCATGGGCTCAAATGCCTATAAAATTGCAGGTAGCACCACAGGTCGATCCCGACAGCGTCGACCTCGCCTACTACGGCAAGAAGCATTTCTGGCGCGCCGCAGGCACCGTTGCCGGATTCAACATCGGACTTTGGGCATTTGACCGCTACGTGCAGAACGGTGACTTCGCACGCATATCGCTACACTCCATCAAGGAGAACTTCAAGCACGGCTTCAAGTGGGACAACGACAAGCTGGGCACCAACATGTTTCTGCACCCCTATAACGGCAACCTCTTCTACAATGCCGCACGCTCCAACGGTTACAACTACTGGCAGTCGGGGCTATTTGCAATCGGAGGAAGCGCGATGTGGGAAATGTTTATGGAATGTGAATATCCGTCGACCAACGACATCATAGCGACCCCCATAGGCGGCATGGCGATAGGCGAAGTGTGCTACCGCGCATCCGATGCCGTGCTCGACGACCGCACGACAGGCGGCGAGCGAGTGCGCCGTGAGGTTGCGGCATTCCTGATATCGCCCATGCGCGGACTCACACGCATAATCAACGGTGACGCATGGCGCAAACGCTCCACCACAGGACGCCAGTTTGGAACACCGAGCGTGGCAATGGAATTTTCGGCAGGTATACGCGGACTGGAATTTGAGAACGAGGTCTACGATTCAAGCCTCGGATTCTCGATGCAGTTCAACCTTGAATACGGCGACCGCTTTGAAGTGAAAAGCTCACGTCCCTACGACTATTTTCGCGTGCGCGCCGACATTAACATCGTAAACTCGCAGCCGCTGCTCGGACAGCTCGACATAACCGGACGACTAATAGCCCGCGAACTGCTCGAGAAAGAGCGCAGCCACATGAGCATAGGACTGTACCAGCACTTCGACTACTACGACTCCGACACGATATCGGAAGTTTCGGCAAAGTGCCCCTACAAACTTGGTATTCCGGCAAGCCTCGGGTGCGGAATAATGTTTCGCGACATCGAGCGCAACCGATGGGTATTGGACGCCTATCTGCACTCCAATGCCGTAATACTTGGCTCGGTGTTATCGGATTATTACCAGGTCGACGAACGCAACTACAACCTTGCAAGCGGATTCTCCATAAAGGGAGGAGCCAACATGGTGTTCAACCGCGACAAGTTCTCGGCTTCACTCTCCCACGCCTATTACCGATTGTTCACGTGGAAAGGCTACCACCAATACTCCGACCTCGACAACATCAGCTACAAGGTGCTCGACGCCCAGGGCGACCACTCTGTAGCATCGTTCATCGTCACCGAGGCCCGATGCGATCTCAAGCTATGGCGCAAGCTCTATCTCACACTGTCGTTTACCCACTACATGAGGTCGACCCACTACCGCGACTTCGGCCACATAAAGTCGTCGTCAATGGCCACCCGCCTAATGCTGACCTACAAGCTATAA